The Spea bombifrons isolate aSpeBom1 chromosome 4, aSpeBom1.2.pri, whole genome shotgun sequence genome segment agccggatgtccggtaaatacctccgatactgctcccttgcgatccgcgcggcaacagctgaagccgcgcccaccgctgtgtggctgtgtgtgccggcgcagggagaaggaaagcccagatctcgcgctttccttctccctgcgccggctgatgacgccaagtcccgtggctcacttgggggccgcatcagtccggaacgcgggccgcaattggcccgcgggccggactttggacatgcctgctctagactgtaagctcatttgagcagggccctcctcacctgtagtttctgtaagtcaaattgttatgttatatactacttgttgcgtcctatctacccattgaatttgatggcactatataaaacaataaataataataataataactgaccTCCTTGAGTATACATAAAAGAATTGACTATCCCTTTGTACTCGGTCCTCCAGGTAACTCACTAACTGCTAGTTGCCAACTGTCCTCAAGACAGTCCTGGGATTTGGGAGCTTGTCCCTATACTTTCAGCAGTTGTGGGTGTCGAGTGGATGGCCCGTTGGAGAAGATCACAGATCTCCCTCTAATCAGCCCAAATTTAAGGGAAGTTCTGtcagacctctgcttcagaGCTCCAGAACGCTGTGGTGGCAattgacgtcatatcccggcgctcagcatggaAGCCACGCACACAGCAAGGATGCACAGCACTGGAGCAGAGGTCTGAAGAAACAGATCTAACAGGACTTAATGACAAAAAAGCAGAGGGAGAGGGTAAGATATggagagaaaggggggtagatcATAGTGAGATAGGGGGATGGCAGATGGGGAGAATAATTTTGTTTGCCATCTacctgaattaataattaatggcTGCAAGCATATTTATGTCTTCAACTTATGTTTATATACGTCCATCTTATAttatgagaaatatatatacttataaaatatattttatatatatatatatatatatatatatatatatatataaaatgaaactgCAATTAtgtgttataaatattataagatGGGCTTTTTGAGAATAAGATGCTGGGAAAACCATTTTCCTTTTTGTGGGAGATATATATTAGTATGCTAGTATGTGTGTGgtgggtatgtcagtgtgttaacatgtgtctttgtcttggtatgtttgtgtgtgtgtgggtattgtatttgggtattttagtgtgggtatgttagagtgtgtgtctgggtatgttactgaaagtatgtgtgtaagttAGCGTGTGAgtggggtattttagtgtgtgaacatgtgtctttgtctgggtgtgttagtgtgtgtgattgtgttagtttgagtgtcCAGGTACATTTGTGAGTTTTAATCTGCATCACAATAAACAAATGAAGCTAAATTATGCTCAATATGTGGGTTGGTCTGTGGGTGGAGCTGTGGGGCAGTGGGTGTGGTCAATTTTCAAGTAAGTAACCAATAGCTGTGCTGCAAAGTGTCCTtggattgttttttaaatattggcaaCTATGCTTCTGAATGGCTAAAGAAGGTTTGTTCCAACTCCAGGAGAGACGAGTACAAAAGTTAATAAATACACATCtatgcattttaattttctgttcTCTGCAAATGGTGAGGTAGGTTGGCACTTTCATTCTATTCAGTACTCTTTTTTTGTCTGCCAGCTTAACAATACCTCAAGGCTAAGTTTATTAACTCTCTGGACACGATACTGTTTGTGAAACAACTTGCTGGTTCATTAGGCTGGATTCAAACCGACGAAGCCCAGAATGAGCTGGAGACTTAACAGTCAGCAAACTAACACATAGGGACATGTAAAAGGATATTATTTACATGAGTGCTGGATTTTACATTGAGTGGATGTTCAGCCCCTGACATTTTAcagtagttttttattttatttctcccaAAATTGTACATACTTTTAGCGTCAAATGGCAAATCCGTAATAGTGACACATGGTAgaattatattttagtttaaggGGATTTAaggaatactatatatatatatatatatatatatatatatatatatatataaagtggcaGGTGAATTGCAACATTGTTTAAAATACGGTATGTTGTCTTTTTTTGATAGGGCTCACAGTGTCTATCAGGTCATATGGGTGAATGGTTTAGAATGCACTAGAGTCCTGAGTTATAGGCCCAGTAAATCCATCATTGGTATTGCTATTAATTTGGATGTCCCAGCTGTTAGAGCGCGATACCTTAATTGAGATAAACATTGTTTGTTTCCACCTTTTAATGCCAACCATgaacatggtaaaaaaattgTAGCCAGCCTCTCACATGTAGAAATAGGTCCTTACTCCTggctatcaaagggttaaattatgtttatatcAAAAAAATTATGTCTGATAACCAGTTATTGTGGCTACATTTCCTTTTGATTtcaccaaatatattttataattcatGTTAATTTGCATATACCTTGTTTGAATCAGGTAAATAAAAGCTTTAAATGTCCCTGTATTTGattttaaaaatcaaataagCATAGTATTAATgctagtaatattattattattatactttatttataaagtgccgacagattccgcagggCTGTACAAGATGacaattttacagataacgacaagtacaatacaacaattgacatacagatacaagaggaatggagggccctgttcccatgggaatttacaatctaggtgTTATCTATTAAAATGTAGATAAGGTACTTGATGCAAATAATCATTAAATGATGAATAATTATAGAAGTCTCTAGTATTAAAGAGCCCAACATATATAGATTGCTGGAAACAAACTCCATCAAGGTGACATTAACTTTTCTTTTCCCAGATTCAGAAGATGAAGAGCCACCTGACCTTGAGTCAGAATCCGGAGATGTTGCCAGTGGGTCTGAAGGAGGTTCCGGGAGTATCATCTTGGATGGCCAAGATCTGAGAACCCAGATCATCCAACTGCTGACGGAATTGGAGGAGACAAGAGAGCTGGCACTGAAGCACGAAGACAGTTTCTTGGAGATGCAAGGTACACCTGGTGACAGACTTCTTGAATACAGCCAGCTTATGTAGATTTGAGTGCCAGATCAGAAGATCTGAAAGATTAGTTTGGTCACTGTGAAAGGATCTTTGGCACCAACACTTTGCCTGAAGTGCATACATCCAAAAGCAACCTCTACATGCGTGGAGCGCATTGGCACCACTAAAAAAGCTTCTTGTCGGGCTTACAGTAGGTTCTGACAGGGTATTTTAGTCACAACATAACTAAGCTCCACGGAGAGAGGGATgtacatatttaatgaaaagtGAGCATAAATTATGGATATAGCTGATGATTTTCCTAACTTTTATTCTAGAAAAACAAGTCCTATTGAAATGTGCTGTGTAGGATgtggatatttatttataactggGTTTTATTGAACACATATTTAGTAATTAGCCAAaagtttataaaatatgttgaaGGATCCTTCTACATTTggaaatatttataaagtgaGTTTGTTTGTGTTTCAGgaatttgtatacatacaaaactGTTAAGAACAGTGTTAAACAAAGTACACATTGGTGTTAAACAAGTACCAATGTGAAAGATCTACAGCAAAATATATCCCATGGGGCTGGCTAAGACCTTGTGGTCACCAAGGGAAGCAAAGATTAAATGGctgaatgcttttttttgggggggatgggCATTGGGATCAGCAATGTTATGCCTGTTGGCTTGTTGCATGTTTAAGTAAACATTTTGGAACAGCAATATAACTGTTGTGATATTACTGATATACTTGTGGCACAGGGTGCTTCTGCAGCCTGTTATCTAATGAAATCTGCTCTCGATTCTGCAACAATCATGCGTACCTGTCCAGCTCTTATGCAagggttaccatggaaaccaggaACATGcccaagtgtaaaaaaaaaagacagcttaaaaaaaaagcctgatgaACAGTACACCCATGACTTCTacatagcagaaaaaaaagacaaaataatacataaactaCAGGTACATACTAGCATCTTAAAGCATTTATTGTCCACCAAACTTCCTTGAGGTAGCCAATTAGTGGCTGTGATTTCTACTCAGGGGTCTTAATCAACTCTCACCCACTGGCAGTAAGAATATCACATacaaggagatgtgttcagttgGTGAGCAAGCAAATTAatgtggggggattctgcagagggGGACACCACAGAAATTTAAAGCGACCTCTCTAGTGCATTTAAGGGCaggagtgttcctttaatacACAATTTCAGTTACTATACAGTAACACTGACACTTAGCAAACATAATATTTTGATAATACTATACAAAAGTTAATCAAATACTTCAGACAACTATTTAGCCATATAATTGGTAAATATATCCCCTTAAGGGCAGATGATGTAATATTGCTCCCCTGCAAAACTGTGACTTAAAGCCAAGGAAATAATACTACATCCTCCTCTATAGTCAGACGCAGGAAAACCAGTAGCAACCAATAGGAGGCACTTTCGTGCATGTGATTGCTATAAGAGTCAATCACATGCACGTTGCCAATGGCTATATCTGGCAACATTGCTTTGGCGTGATCCCTGCATCTCTCTGCTACATACTGATTGTGTGGCAGAGAGCCAAAGAAGACATATGGGGTGagtgaaaaatgtttaattaaaaaaaatggctttcaATCTGCTTGATCATAATTATTTACAGCTACCTAAAGGTATCATCAGAAAGTCCCGTTGCCGCTCGAACCCAAAAGGGTCAAACTGAGGGGAAACTGGTTGGATGCTGAAGAACTCTTCTGAGGGCTTTCTATTGTGGGGACACTGTGTCCTATCCTGCAATATCATctcctctgaaaaaaaaattggcagagTTGGTGGGCTGAATGGATCTTATctgtaaaatgttatgtttctatTCTTACCACCTTAATTCCATCCAAAACCACTGTTTGTGCTTTTGTTGCGCTCTTGGAGGCAGATACTCAAGAGAAGTAGACAAAGAATGAAGACCGAAAAACAAGAAGGAGATGGAGACACAGAAGCAATGAGGCATAGCATAGGCTTAGTTGGCTGTGTGGCAGTGCCACAGATCTGAGTTCTAGCTAACAGATGTACTCAATTATAAGTCAATGtccttttttcagaaaaaatccTAGTTTTAGAATCCAGTGCAGTATGTGGACACCGCTCATAATTATTACGTTTCAACCACACacattgctaacaggtatataaaatcaagcacataggcatgctATCTCAATAGATAGTAGAATGTGTAGTACTGAAAAGCTTAGTGGATTTCAATGTGTTTAAGGATAAGAGCTGAAACACTGCTCACATGCTTAAGGTGCCCTTATTGGTGTTCTTCTAGCATTAAAGGGAAAGGTCTCTCCCCACAAtacaagaaagaagaagaagcccattaaaaatataagtttaatgttttatatacgtttaatgtttaaaaaaaatgtaaaaagcaatATCAGCTTACAgtattaaaagttattttatgtGACTCCTGGATCTTACTGAATATGTGTGCCAAACATCACAGATTGTGTCTCTCTTCTTCGGATGAGGACGTACATTCATATATTAGGTTTCACGTGTGCAAAGCTTCTTCAGAACACTTAATTATAATAAGAGGATGATTGCActatgaatgttttttattttcctttgtatGTTCTGTACAAAATGAATTGGAGATTTAATACATCTCATTTGACCGGAAAAATTGAAAATTTAATTAAAGGGGAAGTTTCCACATTTTATCTTGTGCACGACACCTGGGTGTTATGTCATCTTGTGTACTTTATGATTATATTGAATACGTGGTGAGATGTGTTTAGAGTGATTGCAGCACCTCAACACATAATTTAAAGCTGATTTAGCACATCGCTCAAGGTGTGAATCACTATTATACAGAGTGcgtttttatacatacattttgctTGTTGATAATTTTACAAACATCTCTATACATTTTGCAACTTTGACGGCTGACCTCTATATTTCAGGTATCCTGGAGGAAGAGAGATTAGCCAGTGCTCAGCAAGCTGAAATCTTCACCAAGCAGATTCAGAGGCTTCAAGGTATCAATTACTATATCAATACAACTATTTATTACTAGCTATATGTCATATCTTTTGTGATAATGAACATCGGACAAGTCTCTTCCCCTTGGAGCTCCTAATACTGTGAGTGTTGTCGTACAGGGTTTTTCTACACCAAGGGTCTTATCCTACATCACTAAGAGAGACACATTGGGCTTCTAAGGTAAATCAGGTCTTGGGCAAAAGTGCCTCCTGTCCTATAGAGTCTTTGCCAGGATTATCTTTGTATAGTCAGTCCACAGACGTGCCAGGGTAAGGTCAGAAATAGGTGAGGATATCCATAAGGATGCAGAGGGTAGTTGGAAACCGTGGGACTGCAACCTGGTGAACGTGAATAAACTAAGTGAGATGGGAACGGGGGGTCTCGTTACACCCTTGCCGGGATGTTCGCCAAGCTGGAGCTGACTGACGGTAGGAATATCACACGTATGGAAATGTGTTAGCcgaacatctcctgcatggaaaatagcttaGGAGGGAGGGCAGGCAAAGGGGCACATTAAAatggggaattctgcagaatcccccccatggATTTGCAATGGGGGCACCATGTAGGTTTAAAAAGACTTCTGTGCCATAATATGCTTTAAAGTGCAAAGGGCatctggagtgtccctttggTGTAAAGAACCGCAGTAAGTTTCCATTTACTTAAACTGCATTATGTGGCCCACAACAGAACATCAACAATACCAGGGGCCCTAGACAGTAGCCCAGCTTGCCCTGTCCTCGTACCCCCTTGACGCAGTTATGAAACATGCTGTACTGTCTTTTGGCAGCTCAGTTACGTTCGGTTCAGGAAGAAGTGGACAGTCTGGAGCATGAAAAAGAATGTGAGCTGCTGGAGGTGTCCCAGGAATTGCGATGTGCACAAGAAGAGATAATGTCACTGCGACAGTCTGCAGAGGAAGCAGCagctgagagagagagtgacaTAGCCTCCTTGCAGGAGGAGCTGTGCAGACTGCGTGCTGAGCTTCATGAGCTGCAGGAGACAAGACAGGAGTATGAGATGGAGATAACAACCCTGAGAGCTGAAATCAGCATGAAGAGCTGTACTGGTCATACAGGCCAAGGTCCAGCCTCACTGCAAGGTAACAGCAGCATGTGTTAATGCACAGAAAATCTCTGATATGATTGCACTTTGCATATTTGACCAGATACCTTTAATGTATGCATCAAACCTTACTACAGTACTCAAGCTCTAGACTACACTGTCTGGCTCTATCCTCTACCAGTCGCTGCTGCATCACTGTCATTTGACAACCAGGTCTCATGCAAAAAGGCTATGACGTAGGGGATACATTCTTGGTTCTTTAGGACCATATTTTTGTGAAGTATCCCCTCCTTCCTTAGTCACAAAGTGGTCaatatcatgttttattttaccgtATATTGTTTTAGGGGTACTGATGAGATGAAGCTATTGGATTGTAAGACAAATTCACAACACTTACACCTACCaccacatttatacataccCCTAGAATTCTATTTTAATGGAGTAAAGTGGCTAGGAGAACCCTATAGATCTGGTCCTTTTAGCCACACATTTTACGCCATATCCACCTAATTTGTTATACAGAGATATTATAAAATCTGTGTAACCTTGGACAAACTCACACTATAGTCAGTACAGACGGTCAGGGCATTAAAGTCCATGCCAGATTATGAGCATATAGTAAGGACTATACCAAACAATGTTGGATCTAAAAGTATAATGGTCTCCATAGACGTTGCCGGCCTCAAACACCCCGTAATGAGGTTTGCAAAGGATGGCACAAAACATTGCCTTTGTGCTCTCCACATAGTACTGCTATTACAATAACCTTTTTCTTCTGCCTCATGTGCTAATCTTCTAACAAAAGTTTGTAATATTGCATATAAGTGTTGGTCACTGTGTATTTCTATACTTGTGAAAGGGGAGCTCCAGTTCCTGCGGGATCAGTGCCAGCATCTCCAGATGGAGCGCAGCATTCTCCAAGAGAGTAACAGTCAGCTGAAGAGCCACCTTCTGCTGCTAGAAGAAGGGGACAGGTACAGTCTTGTTTGTATTATAAGTGGAATCTGCAATTTTGCTTTTAAACTAGGGTCTTGCATGAAGAAATGTGTGATAACTTTACAGAGGGACTACATTGTTATAAACAATCTCTAGTTCGAGGGACTCAtgagcataactgggaacttgtgggcagTCCCACTGGCATTGGTGGGTGGTCATGGTAACTTTCTGTGCATTCCCCACCAACATCAAAGGGCGTTTCTGCTGATGTTGCGAGAAACAGCTGCATTTTTTAGTAGGGTGTGGCAGGACTCCGCTCCCATGACCAGGAAGATTCGGGTGTCGACCCAGAGAACGGACTCTCCAGACTCTCCAGGCAAaatctggagagttcccaggtgtgctcATGAGTAGTCTCTTAAAATGATGTAGGTTTGGTCTTGCGAGTTACAATGTCCTACATGGGTAGATAGTATAGGGATTGCAATTTGTGTGTAATGTCCTTACTATGCCTTGGCTCGTGCAGATGCCAGCAAATCTAAATAGGAATAACTTGAATGTGTGAACTAAacacatgcattgttttcagtgctGAATCCACTTGATTTTATTCAGATCTTAAGGTTCctctttaagtctttaaagatACATGCAGGCCGGGCCAGATGTACAACCATAAGCACACAGACTAATGACAACCCTGTTTTTGAATATATAATGAACTGCTAcaactgctacaaatgaattTGCATACCAAGTTGCCCTGTCCCTGTAATGAGACATTTTTCCAAAAACTACAAAGTTTTGCAGTTCTTTTACAGTAATGGTGATGCTAAATTATGCCCTAGAAGCCTCTCCCAAATGCTGTTT includes the following:
- the CCDC136 gene encoding coiled-coil domain-containing protein 136, translated to MEDIDGQSASRAQQMTGLSPGSGSSSRWLPQALTARNHSYPRELLNDSEDEEPPDLESESGDVASGSEGGSGSIILDGQDLRTQIIQLLTELEETRELALKHEDSFLEMQGILEEERLASAQQAEIFTKQIQRLQAQLRSVQEEVDSLEHEKECELLEVSQELRCAQEEIMSLRQSAEEAAAERESDIASLQEELCRLRAELHELQETRQEYEMEITTLRAEISMKSCTGHTGQGPASLQGELQFLRDQCQHLQMERSILQESNSQLKSHLLLLEEGDREEDTDTADGVHEGQQDQPQEPDGHTEKTIPQYDHSNPISVTQVEDTQDLSLPSLNIKRNKFQREEDRHKLNTQLHSAEEKVQRAQTECAGLLSEIEDLQQRHRISQEEQEKLQEELRLCREEIHRLKESGLQAPCGSDPPVLSLPLLGLIVIVGMLWCWWAETS